The following are encoded in a window of Bradyrhizobium guangdongense genomic DNA:
- a CDS encoding dihydrodipicolinate synthase family protein gives MKLTADAKGTFAIAPTPFHDDGRIDERSIDRLTDFYEEVGCDGVTVLGILGEAPKLDATEAEQVAVRFIKRAKKMQVIVGVSAPGFATMRSLAKASMDAGAAGVMIAPPPSLRTDDQISGYFKQAAEAVGPDVPWVLQDYPLTLQVVFTPAVIRKIVMDNPNCVMLKHEDWPGLEKISTLRGFQKDGSLRPLSILCGNGGTFLDFEMERGADGAMTGYAFPELLIDVVNLSKAGKRDAAHDLFDAHLPLIRYEQQPGVGLTIRKYVLQKRGIIASSAQRKPGATITATAKAEVDYLLSRVARFDKRANLGPQSSAAG, from the coding sequence ATGAAACTCACTGCCGACGCCAAGGGCACTTTCGCAATCGCGCCGACGCCGTTCCATGATGACGGCCGCATCGATGAGCGCTCGATCGACCGCCTGACCGATTTCTACGAGGAGGTCGGCTGCGACGGCGTCACGGTGCTCGGCATCCTCGGTGAAGCGCCCAAGCTCGACGCCACTGAAGCCGAGCAGGTCGCGGTGCGCTTCATCAAGCGTGCGAAGAAGATGCAGGTGATCGTCGGCGTCTCGGCACCGGGCTTTGCCACCATGCGCTCGCTGGCGAAGGCCTCGATGGATGCGGGCGCGGCCGGCGTGATGATCGCGCCGCCGCCAAGCCTGCGCACCGACGATCAGATATCAGGCTATTTCAAGCAGGCGGCGGAGGCGGTCGGTCCCGATGTGCCGTGGGTGCTCCAGGACTACCCGCTGACCTTGCAGGTGGTGTTCACCCCCGCCGTGATCCGCAAGATCGTCATGGACAATCCGAACTGCGTGATGCTCAAGCACGAAGACTGGCCGGGGCTGGAGAAGATCTCGACACTGCGCGGCTTCCAGAAGGACGGCTCGCTCCGGCCGCTCTCGATCCTCTGCGGCAATGGCGGCACGTTCCTGGATTTCGAGATGGAGCGCGGCGCCGACGGCGCCATGACCGGTTATGCGTTCCCCGAGCTTCTGATCGACGTCGTCAATCTTTCCAAGGCCGGTAAGCGCGATGCCGCGCATGATCTGTTCGACGCCCATCTGCCGCTGATCCGCTACGAGCAGCAGCCCGGTGTCGGCCTGACCATCCGCAAATACGTGCTGCAGAAGCGCGGCATCATCGCCTCCAGTGCGCAGCGCAAGCCGGGCGCGACGATCACGGCAACTGCGAAGGCCGAGGTCGATTACCTCTTGTCGCGCGTCGCCCGTTTCGATAAGCGCGCCAACCTCGGCCCGCAATCCAGCGCGGCAGGTTAG